A region from the Desulfobaccales bacterium genome encodes:
- a CDS encoding nicotinate phosphoribosyltransferase codes for MARAGAPYVLTEENVDQQPLGERLALLTDLYQLTMAACYFDQDMQGEATFSLFIRKYPAQRGYFVAAGLAEALNYLETLRVTAADLAYLASTGLFQTRFLDYLKDVRFTGSVRALPEGSIFFIDEPILEVSAPIIEAQLAETFIINAVNLQTMIATKASRVMHAAAGRPLVDFSLRRTQGSDAGLKVARASYLAGFGGTSNVLAGKLYGLPIFGTMAHSYITSFNSEIEAFRAFVRNFPVGPTLLIDTYDNISGAQHAVTVAKELEAKGQRLGFVRLDSGDMAAISKDVRRILDDNGLGYVRILASGGFDEHKIAGLLADGAKIDAFAVGTKMGVSADAPYFDIAYKLVRYADRPVMKLSSGKVTLVDKKQVWRTYNAQGAMQRDVIALKDEAVSEGSPLLEPVMAGGRITGKLPTLSASRDYFQAQFAKLPETYKTLQDPARYPVSLSVGLKKLQSRVEQDIRHRELGES; via the coding sequence ATGGCTCGCGCCGGCGCGCCATATGTGCTCACTGAGGAGAATGTGGACCAACAACCTTTGGGTGAACGCCTCGCCCTGCTGACGGACCTCTACCAGTTGACCATGGCGGCCTGCTATTTCGACCAGGATATGCAGGGCGAGGCCACCTTCAGCCTTTTCATCCGCAAATATCCGGCCCAGCGGGGGTACTTTGTGGCTGCGGGGCTGGCCGAAGCCTTAAATTACCTGGAAACCCTGCGGGTTACGGCCGCAGACCTGGCTTATCTCGCCTCCACCGGCCTTTTTCAGACCCGCTTCCTGGATTACCTGAAAGATGTGCGTTTCACAGGTTCGGTCCGGGCGCTGCCCGAAGGCAGTATTTTTTTCATTGATGAACCTATCCTGGAGGTAAGCGCCCCCATCATCGAGGCGCAATTGGCGGAGACATTTATTATCAACGCCGTCAACCTCCAAACCATGATCGCCACCAAGGCCTCCCGGGTTATGCACGCAGCTGCGGGCCGGCCGCTGGTGGACTTTTCTCTGAGGCGGACCCAGGGCAGCGACGCGGGTCTCAAGGTGGCCCGGGCCAGCTACCTGGCGGGATTTGGTGGCACAAGCAACGTTTTGGCGGGAAAGCTCTACGGCCTGCCCATTTTCGGGACCATGGCCCATTCCTACATTACCAGTTTTAATAGCGAAATAGAGGCGTTCCGGGCGTTCGTCCGGAACTTTCCGGTCGGCCCCACCCTGTTGATCGACACTTATGACAATATATCCGGGGCGCAGCACGCCGTAACCGTGGCCAAGGAGCTGGAGGCCAAAGGCCAGCGCCTTGGGTTTGTGCGCCTGGATAGCGGCGATATGGCGGCCATCAGTAAGGACGTGCGCCGCATCCTGGATGATAACGGCCTGGGTTATGTCCGCATCCTGGCCAGCGGCGGCTTTGATGAGCACAAAATCGCCGGGCTGCTGGCCGACGGGGCCAAAATTGACGCCTTTGCCGTGGGCACCAAGATGGGGGTCTCGGCAGACGCCCCGTATTTCGATATCGCCTATAAACTGGTACGCTACGCCGATCGGCCGGTGATGAAGCTGTCCAGCGGCAAGGTGACCTTAGTGGACAAAAAGCAGGTTTGGCGCACTTATAACGCTCAGGGCGCCATGCAGAGGGACGTCATCGCCCTCAAGGATGAAGCGGTTTCGGAAGGCAGCCCACTGCTTGAGCCGGTGATGGCGGGCGGCCGAATTACCGGGAAGTTGCCGACGCTTTCCGCAAGCCGGGACTATTTCCAGGCCCAGTTTGCTAAGTTGCCCGAAACCTACAAGACCCTCCAGGACCCGGCCCGTTACCCGGTGAGTCTGAGCGTTGGGCTTAAGAAGCTGCAATCCCGGGTAGAACAGGACATCCGGCACCGGGAATTGGGAGAGAGTTAA
- a CDS encoding DedA family protein: MGLTEFLVHYNTLLIHYLGYGGIFILMALESMIFPIPSELIMPFAGFLIVTGQFDPVWVMVASSLGSIAGSLLSYGMGTLGEPVVLRYGRYLLLNKHHLEWTELFFFRHGGKTIFISRFIPVVRHLISIPAGLARMPLIPFILFTFAGATLWNGFLTFLGMRLRENWMVIQRYTHILDYFVVAALLAVVVYLCWKLKNARNPA; this comes from the coding sequence ATGGGATTGACCGAATTTCTTGTCCACTATAATACGCTGCTCATCCATTACTTAGGATACGGCGGCATCTTCATACTTATGGCCCTGGAGTCCATGATTTTCCCCATTCCCAGCGAACTGATCATGCCCTTTGCCGGCTTTCTGATCGTCACAGGTCAGTTCGATCCCGTATGGGTGATGGTGGCCAGCAGCCTGGGGTCCATTGCGGGGTCACTTTTGTCCTACGGTATGGGAACCTTGGGAGAGCCCGTAGTATTACGATACGGCCGCTACCTGTTGCTCAATAAACATCACCTGGAATGGACCGAGTTATTCTTCTTCCGGCATGGTGGTAAGACGATTTTCATCTCCCGGTTTATCCCGGTAGTGCGCCATCTCATCTCCATTCCTGCGGGCCTGGCTCGTATGCCGCTGATCCCGTTTATTCTCTTTACCTTTGCCGGCGCCACCCTATGGAACGGATTTCTTACCTTCCTGGGAATGCGACTCAGAGAAAATTGGATGGTTATTCAGCGGTATACCCATATTCTGGACTATTTTGTGGTCGCAGCCCTCCTCGCCGTGGTAGTTTACTTGTGTTGGAAGCTCAAAAATGCCCGGAACCCCGCATAA
- a CDS encoding nucleoside phosphorylase encodes MRVDAPKPQERRSSLPSEAIINPTREPWDPPVTDRVILTFTLPDYRYLCRLTQPKEPPRYIYNCAVREGHWENRTITLMAPALGAPYAVMVLEKLIALGARMVLALGWCGSLQPHLAIGDLVLPTTTVSTEGTSRHYPLDGQPPDPDPGLARILQNLLETTDASCQEGTVWSTDGFYRETVELVQHYQAQGVLGVDMEMAALFTLGRFRRVPVAGLLVVSDELATLHWNPGYRSERFRRARDQAARLVLAAAAQWDGSHA; translated from the coding sequence GTGAGGGTTGATGCACCCAAGCCTCAGGAGCGTCGGAGCAGCCTGCCTTCTGAGGCCATCATCAACCCGACTCGGGAACCATGGGACCCGCCGGTAACGGATCGGGTCATCCTGACGTTCACTCTGCCGGACTACCGGTATCTCTGCCGCCTCACGCAACCTAAAGAGCCGCCTCGTTATATTTACAATTGCGCGGTGCGGGAAGGCCACTGGGAAAACCGGACCATCACCCTCATGGCCCCGGCCCTGGGGGCGCCCTATGCGGTCATGGTGCTGGAAAAACTAATCGCCCTGGGAGCCCGTATGGTCCTGGCTTTGGGTTGGTGCGGTTCCCTCCAGCCTCATCTGGCCATCGGCGATCTGGTGCTCCCCACCACCACGGTGAGTACCGAAGGCACTTCCCGGCACTATCCCCTGGACGGCCAACCCCCGGACCCTGACCCGGGTCTGGCCCGGATCTTGCAAAACCTTTTGGAAACAACGGACGCCAGTTGCCAGGAGGGCACGGTCTGGTCCACCGACGGCTTTTACCGGGAGACGGTGGAACTGGTGCAGCACTACCAGGCCCAAGGGGTCCTGGGGGTGGATATGGAAATGGCCGCCTTGTTCACCCTAGGCCGGTTCCGGCGGGTGCCGGTGGCCGGTCTCTTGGTGGTTTCCGATGAATTGGCCACCCTGCACTGGAACCCGGGCTACCGTTCGGAGCGGTTTCGCCGGGCGCGGGATCAAGCTGCCCGCCTGGTGTTGGCCGCGGCGGCCCAATGGGACGGAAGCCATGCTTAA
- a CDS encoding DUF1786 domain-containing protein has translation MLNGSVLAIDVGGGTQDIFIWQPGQTVENGVKLVLPSPTQVLGRRIRRLTAQALPIFLTGRVMGGGAVTQAVRNHMGHGLPVYATPQAAFTFSDRLEVPEDWGVIITETPPPETVTLSLGDVDVEALRQVLAAFEVPFPDHFAVAVQDHGFYPQGSNRRFRFQCWEDFLAQGGRLADLAYRQPPSHFTRMAAVAATLPGALLMDTCAAGVRGALLDPQAAEHLDSGLTVVNAGNAHTFAALVRGGHMCGIYEHHTGLLSPEKFFSHLERFQQGELGNAEIFEGQGHGCAYVPNFNPKGEYAFTVITGPRRRLAQGWPGVMAAPFGDMMLSGCFGLVAAYLEQEGYPADLTDN, from the coding sequence ATGCTTAACGGCTCTGTCCTGGCCATTGACGTAGGCGGCGGCACCCAGGATATCTTTATTTGGCAGCCGGGCCAGACCGTGGAAAACGGCGTCAAACTGGTCCTGCCGTCCCCTACCCAGGTCCTGGGCCGGCGGATACGACGCCTCACCGCGCAGGCGCTGCCCATTTTTCTGACTGGCCGGGTCATGGGCGGCGGCGCGGTGACGCAGGCGGTGCGCAACCATATGGGCCACGGCCTGCCGGTGTATGCTACGCCCCAGGCGGCTTTCACCTTCAGCGACCGCTTGGAGGTCCCGGAGGATTGGGGCGTAATCATCACCGAGACCCCGCCTCCCGAGACCGTTACCCTGAGCCTGGGCGATGTTGATGTGGAGGCCCTGCGCCAGGTTCTGGCGGCCTTTGAGGTCCCTTTCCCTGACCACTTTGCGGTGGCGGTGCAGGACCACGGCTTTTATCCTCAGGGCAGCAACCGGCGCTTCCGCTTCCAGTGCTGGGAAGACTTTCTGGCTCAGGGAGGCAGACTGGCGGACTTGGCCTACCGCCAGCCCCCCAGCCACTTTACCCGGATGGCGGCCGTAGCCGCAACCCTGCCCGGAGCCTTGCTGATGGATACCTGCGCCGCAGGCGTCCGGGGGGCGCTCCTGGACCCCCAAGCGGCAGAACACCTGGATAGCGGGCTCACGGTGGTCAATGCGGGCAATGCCCACACCTTTGCGGCTTTGGTCCGGGGGGGGCATATGTGCGGGATTTACGAACATCACACCGGGCTTTTAAGTCCGGAGAAATTCTTTTCTCATCTGGAAAGGTTTCAACAGGGCGAACTGGGCAACGCTGAAATTTTTGAGGGCCAGGGGCATGGCTGCGCCTATGTTCCGAATTTTAACCCCAAAGGCGAATATGCTTTCACCGTTATCACCGGCCCCCGCCGGCGCCTGGCCCAAGGTTGGCCTGGGGTCATGGCCGCGCCGTTCGGCGACATGATGCTGTCCGGCTGTTTCGGCCTGGTGGCGGCTTATTTGGAACAGGAAGGCTATCCGGCGGATCTGACAGATAATTAA
- a CDS encoding MBL fold metallo-hydrolase, producing MEIKFWGTRGSIPAPGVQTLEFGGNTTCVEVVLNNGQRVVIDGGTGLRLLGQHMIENKISSQFHLLLTHGHWDHLLGIPFFEPIYHESTKVIVDGWPPAFQAMTRVFDSHMGDGFFPVAFDHLKARIDYLNTLAHDPLDLDGVLIDAMRLNHPQGGLGFRFREGRHTMVFITDNELGAARGKRIPEFVEFCQGCDLLIHDAQYLPSEIAGRRGWGHSTFEEVVALAHEAEVHNLILTHHDPCRSDAEVKEIVALSREMSAKHNGLHVIDAAREGACYRLP from the coding sequence ATGGAGATTAAATTCTGGGGCACCAGGGGTTCAATCCCGGCTCCCGGTGTCCAAACCCTGGAGTTCGGCGGAAATACTACCTGTGTTGAAGTGGTCCTGAACAACGGGCAACGAGTTGTGATCGACGGCGGCACCGGCCTCAGGCTCCTGGGCCAGCATATGATCGAGAACAAGATTTCTAGCCAGTTTCACCTGCTTCTCACCCATGGTCACTGGGATCACCTGCTGGGTATTCCGTTTTTCGAGCCCATCTACCACGAATCCACCAAGGTTATCGTCGACGGCTGGCCTCCCGCCTTCCAGGCCATGACCCGGGTCTTCGACAGTCACATGGGGGACGGCTTTTTTCCGGTGGCTTTCGACCATCTCAAGGCCAGGATCGATTATCTCAATACCCTGGCCCACGACCCTCTGGATTTAGATGGGGTGCTCATTGACGCCATGCGCCTCAACCATCCCCAAGGGGGGTTGGGGTTTCGCTTTCGGGAAGGTCGGCATACCATGGTCTTTATTACCGATAACGAGTTGGGCGCGGCCCGGGGCAAGCGCATCCCGGAATTTGTCGAATTTTGCCAGGGATGCGACCTGTTGATCCACGATGCTCAGTACTTACCGTCGGAAATTGCGGGGCGGCGGGGGTGGGGACACTCCACCTTTGAGGAGGTGGTGGCCCTGGCTCACGAGGCGGAGGTGCACAACCTGATACTCACACATCACGATCCCTGCCGCAGCGATGCGGAGGTCAAAGAGATCGTGGCCCTGTCCCGGGAAATGTCGGCCAAACATAACGGACTGCATGTTATCGACGCTGCCCGGGAAGGGGCTTGTTACCGGCTGCCTTAA
- a CDS encoding TMEM165/GDT1 family protein — translation MDWKVFWVTFGTIFLAEMGDKTQLAALTMSAETRLPLSVFLGASAALCLVTLLGVALGGLASQWLPEGLLKKIAGASFIVIGGLILLGKW, via the coding sequence ATGGATTGGAAAGTCTTCTGGGTTACTTTTGGGACGATTTTTTTGGCGGAAATGGGGGACAAAACCCAACTGGCGGCTCTTACCATGTCCGCAGAGACCCGCCTGCCCTTGTCGGTCTTCCTGGGAGCCAGCGCGGCCTTATGCCTGGTTACGCTGTTGGGGGTAGCCCTCGGTGGCCTTGCGTCCCAATGGCTGCCCGAGGGCCTGCTGAAAAAAATCGCCGGAGCGAGCTTCATTGTTATCGGGGGATTAATTCTGTTGGGAAAATGGTAA
- a CDS encoding shikimate kinase, whose product MASLNKHQELRQPNLVLIGYRATGKTAVGARLARVLGRPFVDLDQVLVQEAGESIVDIVAKGGWAEFRRREKELAASFRRTQGQVLATGGGVVLDPDNISALRENGIIIWLTADPETIQARLTIDLPRDPNRPSLTGGDTIREVAAVLEQRYPLYQAAAQITVDTTHRDVAQVVDAVLAAVKLKEAGNLGR is encoded by the coding sequence ATGGCGAGTTTGAATAAGCATCAGGAGTTGCGTCAACCCAACCTGGTCCTCATCGGCTATCGGGCCACCGGCAAGACTGCCGTGGGCGCACGGCTGGCCCGGGTCCTGGGCCGTCCTTTTGTGGACCTGGATCAGGTGCTGGTTCAGGAGGCCGGTGAGTCCATTGTAGACATCGTGGCCAAAGGCGGCTGGGCCGAGTTCCGGCGGCGGGAAAAAGAGCTGGCAGCCAGCTTCCGGCGTACCCAGGGGCAGGTGCTGGCTACCGGGGGCGGTGTGGTGTTGGACCCGGACAATATCTCGGCCCTGCGGGAAAATGGCATCATCATCTGGCTAACCGCGGACCCGGAGACCATCCAGGCTCGCCTGACGATAGATCTGCCCCGGGACCCCAATCGCCCCAGTCTTACCGGGGGTGACACTATCCGGGAAGTAGCGGCGGTGCTGGAGCAGCGTTATCCCCTCTATCAGGCCGCGGCACAGATTACGGTGGACACGACGCACCGGGATGTGGCCCAGGTAGTGGACGCGGTGCTGGCGGCCGTAAAATTGAAGGAGGCCGGAAACCTTGGCAGGTAA
- the aroC gene encoding chorismate synthase, with product MAGNTFGRLFRVTTWGESHGPALGAVIDGCPPRLSLSVGDIEAELARRRPGVQAHATSRREPDKVEILSGVFEGLTTGTPISLIIYNRDVKSQDYDELRRLFRPGHGDFTYQAKYGIRDHRGGGRASARETAARVAAGAVAQKLLDQEGIQVLAYTLELGGVRAQSVDEGRIWDNPYACPDPEAVAAMETRVSEVRAQGDSLGGVVQVRVKGCPPGLGEPVFDKLDAALAQAVMSVGAVKGVEIGAGFAAARMLGSENNDPLIPGGFASNRAGGILAGISNGDDLVLTAAVKPIPSIAREQQTIDLTGQPRTLSVKGRHDISAIPRIVPVIAAMVRLTLADFLLRQRAIR from the coding sequence TTGGCAGGTAATACCTTTGGACGTCTGTTTCGAGTGACCACCTGGGGTGAATCCCATGGTCCGGCCTTAGGAGCCGTCATTGACGGCTGTCCGCCCCGTTTGTCCTTAAGCGTCGGAGATATCGAAGCGGAACTGGCCCGACGGCGCCCCGGAGTGCAGGCCCATGCCACCAGCCGTCGGGAGCCCGATAAAGTTGAGATTCTGTCTGGAGTATTCGAGGGCCTGACCACCGGCACTCCCATCAGCTTGATCATTTATAATCGGGATGTTAAAAGTCAGGATTATGACGAACTGCGGCGCCTCTTTCGTCCCGGCCACGGCGATTTTACCTATCAGGCCAAGTACGGCATAAGGGACCATCGGGGCGGGGGCCGGGCTTCGGCCAGGGAAACCGCAGCCCGGGTGGCCGCGGGCGCAGTAGCCCAAAAGCTCTTGGACCAAGAAGGCATCCAGGTACTGGCCTATACCCTGGAGTTGGGAGGGGTGCGGGCTCAAAGCGTGGACGAGGGCCGCATCTGGGATAACCCTTACGCCTGCCCCGACCCCGAGGCCGTTGCGGCCATGGAGACCCGGGTTTCCGAAGTCAGGGCCCAGGGCGACTCCCTGGGCGGGGTGGTCCAGGTGCGCGTCAAAGGCTGCCCACCAGGATTGGGGGAGCCGGTTTTTGATAAACTAGACGCGGCCTTAGCCCAGGCGGTGATGTCCGTGGGTGCGGTGAAAGGCGTGGAAATCGGCGCAGGATTTGCCGCCGCCCGGATGCTAGGCTCAGAAAACAATGATCCCCTGATCCCGGGGGGGTTCGCCTCCAATCGGGCCGGAGGTATCCTGGCGGGTATCTCCAACGGCGATGATCTTGTGCTGACCGCCGCGGTAAAACCGATTCCTTCTATCGCCCGGGAGCAGCAAACCATCGATTTGACGGGTCAGCCGCGCACCCTTTCAGTAAAGGGCAGACACGACATCAGCGCCATTCCCCGCATCGTCCCGGTCATTGCCGCCATGGTGCGCCTCACCCTGGCGGACTTTCTCCTGCGTCAGAGGGCCATCAGATGA